TCTAATTACGGAGGCTACGATACTTTTAACCTCGCTGGGTACAACTCGAGTCAGCTCAGGGAGCTGAAGAAGCGCTTTACCTCGGAGCTCGAGCAGATTCGGATCCTCAGGGAACGGATCGAGTCGGGAACGTTCGAGTCTCAGCGAGTTGAGGTATCCGCCGTTCGAGTTGAATCGAAGAAGCGATGCAATCCGTTCGCTTCCGAAGAGACTCCTCCGAAGCGGGTGAGAGTGTTGGCTTCTATGTTGAATACTTGCGGTCAGATGTTGGTTAAGCTGATGAAGCACAAATGGGCCTGGGTGTTCAATACCCCTGTCGATGTGGTTGGTTTGGGGCTTCATGATTACCATCTCATCGTGAAGAAGCCCATGGATCTGGGCACGGTTAAGCTGAATCTGGAAAAGGGCTTTTACATTTCGCCGCTTGATTTCGCGACTGATGTTAGATTGACGTTCAGGAATGCGATGGCGTATAACCCCAAGGGGCAAGATGTGTACTTTATGGCTGAGAAGCTTCTTGATCAGTTTGATGTGGTGTTTAATCCTGCTTTCAAGAAATTCGAAGCTCAGCTGGTGAAGCTCACTGGCTCAACGTCTCGTTTTGAGCCTGAGGTGACGCAGAAACAGTGGAGTCAGAGTCCAGTGGAGGCGAATGTGAGGAGAGGAACTGAACAGATCTCAATTGCCAAGAAGTTGGATTCAGTGAAGCCCTTACAACCTACATTGTCTCCTCCTCAAGTAGTTGAGCCACCGCCACCGGAGCGAACTCCTCCACCTCTTCCTCCTCCTCCGGCTGTTCAGCCTCAGCCGCCACTTCCGCAGCCGGTTAGTGAAGTGGAAGCACCTCCTGATGTGAGTGAAGTAACCAAAGGGAGGAACGGGAAGTTGCCGAAGCCTAAGGCTAAGGATCCAAACAAAAGGCTGATGACAATGGAGGAGAAGTCGAAGCTTGGTATGAATCTACAAGACTTGCCTCCCGAGAAGCTTGGACAGTTGGTTCAGATTCTTAGGAAGAGAAACGGTCATTTAGCTCAGGATGGAGATGAGATAGAGCTAGATATTGAAGCTGTAGACAATGAGACTCTGTGGGAGCTTGATCGTTTCGTGACTAATTACAAGAAGATGGCTAGCAAAATCAAGCGCCAAGGGTTTATCCATAACGTGTCAACTCTTCCAGCTGCTAGACACATGGTAAGCAAACAATCTCTTGATCTTATTGAAACCGCTATTTGTGTCTGTAGACTGTAGTTAAATGTTGTTTCTTACCTTGTCTCTCTCAGGCTTCGGATGCAGAAATGGGTAGTGCGGAGAAGAGAACAAGGAAAGGGGATGCAGGGGAAGAGGATGTAGACATTGGAGAAGACATACCAATCGAAGATTACCCATCTGTTGAGATCGAAAGAGATGGTACTGCAGTAGCAGCTGCTGCTAGTAGCGGGTCTAGCTCTTCAGGCAGCTCTAGTTCTAGTAGCGGTTCTTCCTCTAGTGGTATATTAATTTAACCCTTTTCCAAAATCCCCTACCCCTTATGACCAAAAGGTTTCCACTTTATTGTGTATCGCTAACAACATCGTATGGTTTTGATGCTAATTTGCAGATTCAGGGTCAGGTGGGAGTTCATCAGGTAGTGATTCTGATGCAGATAGTGTTCAATCGCCATTCGTGGAAGCAAAAGAAGCTCAAGGATAGAATCTCTTGGAGATTAGTCTATTCAAGTGCTAAGAGAGTTGAAAGCATGGTGTAAAGGGTGGAAACCTTAGGAAGCAGTAGATGGTGTGGTTAGATAGAGAGAAATGATAGTTTGAGGGAGAGGAGTTCGTTATTTAATTCACCTATTAGATTTAGAAAGTTGTTTAACTGTAATTGTGAGATGATGAAAAGGGAAGGTGGACCTAGGAGAAAGAATCAATGCAATGTATTAACCGAGCGATGTAAATGGTTGGAAAATCTTAAAAAATATCTTTATTTGTTGAAGAAGTTCGAGTTTCACATCTTAATTATATCAATGAATTCTAACGTTGGAAGTCTAGAGTACTACCAAATGTAATGAAAATAAAAGACTCAAGCGGAAGCAGAGGCAGCCAAGAGTCCATTGTGTCTGAGAAGAGGCTCTGGTGAAGGTTCCCGTCCTCTGAACTCAACGAACACCTGAACATAATTTCGAATCATTAAGATTGTACGTCTAAATTGCCGTAAAATAGAAACTGAAGTTATTATTATATGAAAACAGAACATACCTTGAGAGGCGCTTTTCCTCCTCCAAGTGCAAGTACTGTGTTTCTGAATCTCTGTCCTGTTTCTTTAACAGCCTGTTTGCATCAAAGAAATAAGTTTCATCATCTCGTTTCTCAACTTCTCTGTGTATTTAACAATATACTTCAGAGTTTAAAGTACCTTGATGTCGTCCAGTCCAGCGTCTTCAAACGCTGAAAATGCATCTGCAGACAAAACCTCTGCCCACTGCAAGTTTTTTATTCAGAAATTTGGGTGAGCATTTTACAGCCTAGCCTGTTAAGAGTTTTGTTATTACAGAGATTCAGAATTTTCTTTACCTTGTAACTGTAGTAGCCGGCTGCATATCCTCCTGGAAGTTCATGAACATGTGTATAGGTGAATGGTTACGATAAAAAAAAACACAAATATATACATCTCTATCAGGGTTTCATGACTGAGGATTGTTACCTGCAAATATGTGACTGAAGCCACAGAGGAATCTATCCTCAGGAAGTGGAGGGATAACTTGGGTTTTTACTGATACCCTTTGATCAACATCATAGATGGATTCTGGTCCACCTGGTATGTAATTTGTGTGAAGCTCCAAATCAAGACTGGCGAATTTCAGCTGAAAACATGAAATCATCATATTATTACACACATTGATCCATTACAAAACATAAAATGGCACTGAATATCAAAAGCATTCACCTGACGAAGACTGAAGGACCCTGCACGAAATGTTCTTGCAGCAAGGAGTTTCTTGTATATTTCCTCTGGGAGTGTTTCTCCTGTTTGATAATGCTTCGCAATGCTCATCAAAGTGTCCCTGAAACCAGTAATCATAGCGCTGCTTTTACTCCCACTATAAAAACATTACAAAGAGTGTAACTCGTAATGAACTCGAGAGTACCTGTGGTAGCACCAATTTTCCATAAACTGTGAAGGTAATTCAACCGCGTCCCACTCTACATTTCGAATACCAGCCACTAGCCCCTCGTCCTGCTTGGTAAGCATATGCTGGAGAGCATGTCCAAATTCATGAAACACAGTCTCTACCTGTATATTAGCGTGAAATGAAGTCAGCAAATTTAAGTCATACTAAGATATAAGCAGGTTTAAAGGATGTAATAAAATCTTTAAGATTAGATTCTTCATTTACCTCACGGAATGTCATAAGGCTTGGCTTGTCACCTACTGGAGGAGTTTGGTTGCATACCATGTGCGCAACAGGCAGCCTAACGGAAGTACCTTTCTGAGCCATGACTTGGCTACGGGAAAAAACCTCACCCATCCAGGCACCACCTCTTTTCTCTGAAGGGCGAGAGTATGGATCAAAGTAAAAGTAAGCGATTGGGCTTCCAGAAGAATCTTTGACACGGTAGAACCGAACATCGCTGTTCCAGACCTTCAGATTATAAATATATGTCAATTAACAAGCTTTAACTAGTATCTCACATGCAACGCAACATATAGGATTCCAGATTTTACCGGAGCTACACCATCTGCTGGTTCTATATCGACTCCAAATAATGTCTTAGCTAGGCTGAAAAGTCCATCCATAACCTTTGGCAGAGAGAAGTATGGACGTAGTTCTTCCTTTAAAGACCAAAACGACAAATAAGAATGAAGACTTTTAAAACAATAAAGTTGTGTCGCAAGTTAGAAAAGGAGAAAGAACCTCATTGATATCGTATTTGGATTCACGGAGCCTTTCACTCCAGAAAGTGGTGTCCCAGTGAGTCAAGCTGCCAGATTCTTCAGCACCCTGGCTCTTTGCGAAACTCTTGAGGTCTTTCATGTCTAATTTATACAATATAAACGAACCATGAGTATCAAATCTCACGCTATATTTGACTGTTACAACAACATGTTACCTTGAACCGCTGGACCCCACGAAGCACTACGAAGCTTCTCTAAAAGCTCTGCTGCTTTCTCAACAGTGGCCATTTTCATAGTCATGCTTACCTAGAAGCAATAAAGCAATAGAGAGCCACATTAAGCCAATCAGAAGGAAAAAAAAAAACGGTTTTACTTAGGTTGATGACTCTACCTCAGCGTAATTGTTGTAACCAAGAAGCTGAGCCTTTTCCAATCGAAACTTCAAGATTTGGTCAATAATCGCTGTGTTATCCAAATCACCAGAAGAGGCACGAGATAGATACGCACGGTAGAGTTCCTCACGGAGAGCACGGTTTTTGGCATGTTGCATGACAGGGAGATAACTAGGAGCATCCAGTGTAATGACCCATGGTCCATTCTCAGCAGTTGCATTTTCATGGCCCTTTTGTCACACAAATATCAAGAGAATAAAATGACAAACACCCCCCCCCCCCCCCCAAAAGAAAAGAACATGGGAATTTGCATATATATATATTATAGTTTATAGTTAATATCGATACCTTGGAGACAGCAGCTTGTGCAAATAGCCCAAGAGCACTTGGAGGCAATCCGTCCATCTCTTTCTTGTCTGTTATCAACTTTTCAAACTTCTTTGTAGCATCCAAAACATTCTCAGAAAACTTATGGGAAAGTTTCTCGAGTTCCTTCAATCCAGAACAAAAAACAAAGATTAAGCATATTAATAGTATTGAGAGATTAAAAGCTGTGACAAACATAGATCCAAGCAATCACTAAACATGCTGACATTTATTAGTGTCAATGAGTTAAATCGAACCTGTTCAATTTTGTTAAACTCTTCTCTCTTTTCATCATCAAGAGCAATACCAGTGAGAACCGCCTCCTTTATTTGTGCTGAAACAGTGATCAAAACAATAGTCAGCACACTAAAATGTTGCACAGAGCTAATGTATAATATATGTTCAATATATGTGCCGAAAACAACAGTTAGCTCACTAAAGTGAGCCATTTAAATCTACTTGCCTTCAACTAAACGTTGACGAGCTTCACTAAGCGACGACCACTCAGGAGATTCACGAATAGCTTTGAAGGCATTGTAGATAGGCTTGCTTTGCCCCAGCCTGAGCTGAAACTTCACCTTCTCGGGCTGCAGAAGAAAGAACAGTATGGTTAGTTAGTAAAACAAGATAATCAATTCTAATTTCAAAGGATACAAAACAAGATTCACCTGAACGTCCTCAATGGCAGCACGAAGTTCAGGCGTATCCTTAACAGCCTTAAGGTGATTGATCACTCCCCAAACAACACTCAACCGATCAACGAGTTTCTCTAACGGTTCAACCAGTTTTGGCCATGATGGCTCCACAGATTTCTCTAACTGCTCCAATTCACCTTCCTGGAAAATATTATACTATAATCAGTTCAAATCTAAATCCATCACGAATACAATCAATAACATATAGTTTCAACATTTGATTTTAAAATCATAGAAGGAATAACACTGAAGAAGAGAACATACGAGGTGCTGCAGCAGAGCACGAATCCCGGGACGAACGTGCTCAGCATCAACGGAATCAAACGGAGGGAAATCAAAATCCTGCAAGAGAGGATTCGATGAGAGAAGACTCTCATCGGAGACAGCAGAGCTCACGGCGGCGGCGATGGCGGAGGACATCGAGGGAGGAGAAGAGGAGAAGTGGCGGAAGGGGAGAGAGGTGGAGGTGGATCTAGGAGGGAGGCAGAAGGAGAAAGAGGAGGACCAGATAGGGCACGAGTATGATTTAGGTAAAGTCGAGGGACGAAACTGAGAAGAAGAAGAGAAAAATTTAGCGTTTCGAAGTTTGGGAGGTGAGCGGCGAAGGAGGAGGTTGAGAGAGGCTCGAGAAGTTGTAGTCGTCGCCATTAGAGTGTTGGCTATAACAAACGTCGTTGCGATTATTGTTATTCTCTTCATTTTTTTCGGGGAGAAAATCTCTTTATCTCTTCGAGATTTTTTTTTGTTTTGTTTTGAATGTGATTAACTTATGTGAGGTTCCAAGCCTATCGATGTGTCCAAAGGTTAATTTTGTCAATTTTCAAACTTGACCTTGAAGTAAAACTCGTTTAATTACATCAGCAAGTTCCTAGCTAAATGGAAACTAAATATACAAATTGATTTTTTTTTTAGTATGATGGTAAGAAGAAATGCAATTAACATAGATAGATATTTTTACCAAAAAAAAAAAAAGAAAAAACAGATATTCACCACTTTATAAAAGCTATTACGTTGACAAAAAAAATATAGCTTGTATAAACGTCCAAATTGTTTTGTTCTGTACGTTATATCAAAAGCTGGAATAGCTCAGTTGGTTAGAGCGTGTGGCTGTTAACCACAAGGTCGGAGGTTCGAACCCTCCTTCTAGCGTTTTCAATTTTTTTGTGTTTTGTCCCTCTTTTTTCTTTTCTTACAGTGGCCCACAAAGTCGCACATCACGATACACATGGTCATAACTTGTTTGGCGAAAGGATCTAAAAGCCCGACAAGACACGTTCGAGCTGGTAGGGAAGGGATAGTCTGTGATGTCGTGTCCATTTTACGACAAACGATCCCACAGTTATTTCATTAATCATACCGCCTAATGATAGAACTGTGGAACATATATTTTTTACGTGTAGTATTACTTATAACTATAGTCAAGTTATTTTAAGGATTGGCAAGTGGTAGTGAATCTTACACAGTCAGAATATACCGATTTACTACCAATACAGATAGATATTACAACAACAAAACGTTGACCACCAGGAACTAACAAGTTCGTCACAATGAATGCTACATGCCTCTCCCATAAAACGAGAAATTATATGATTGGACCGCTAAAACTCTACGTTATTTATAGCCATTCATTTATTTTTACCTCAAAACTCTGTCGTCTATTATAAAACCTAAATACTCACTCATATTAAAATATATCTTTTCTCTCCCCCAGGAAATGGATAGAGATCTAGCTCTCACCAACCACCGTAAACCATCGTACTTCACCGGTCGATGCTTGAGTTCTCCGTCGTCTTGTCTCTCGTTACTACACACACTACAAGAAAACTGCTTGATACCGATGGACAAATCCGTCATAATCTCGTCGGGAAAGTAGCATACCGATGGAATACCGACGAAATATGTCCGTCGGTATCATCTCGTCGGTATACTGATATTCGTCGGCAATTCGTCGGCAAAATACCGACGAACACATATCGTCGGTAAATACCGACGAACATATTCCGTCGGTTTTTTTCTAAATTTTCCGACGAAACATATCCGTCGGTTTTTTCAGAAAATTCCGACGAATTTAACATCAAAAAATGATGGAGGAAATATCTTCTCGAGGTTGCATAGGATCACCGGTATTTTAACTTCCAAATTGCGGATACCATCTGATGTGAGTGATCTCGAGCATAAATCACGGAAGAAAGCACTTATCCCTACATACACGAAGAAAACAAATTCCATAAGCATATATATATATATATAAGCATTAAAAAATAATATGACAATTAATTTAACTATGTTAAATTTTAAAGTACCTGCGGTTGCTTCGTGGACATTTCGTGGCAATAGTGCGGAAAACGCAAAAGGAAGGAGGCGCTGCATCATTACATGACAATCATGGCTCTTCAAGCCAGTAAACTTCCCTTCACTTTTGTCAACACAATTACGCAAACTTGATGCATAACCGTCTGGAAATTTAACACTGTGTGTTATCCAATCAAAAAACTCTTCTTTTGCAGTTGCATCCAGTCGATATATGGGAATAGGACCTTTACCGTGCTCATCAACATGAAGTTCGGGACGAGCACAAATATCAACCAAATCCAGTCTTGACTTCAAGTTATCCTTCGTCTTGCCTTGGACATCAAGGATGGTGTTCATCAAATTGTCGAAAAAGTTCTTCTCAATATGCATGACATCTAAACAGTGCCGCAACAAATGAGTCTCCCAATAGGGCAAATCCCAGAAGATACTCTTCTTATGCCAATTATGATTTTCCCCTACACCATAAATCGGTTCATGTCCGTTTCCACCCACGTCTGGCGTTCTATCTGCACCAAAATCTCTTAATTGTTCCTTCAACTTTTTGCCACTTACTTCTTCAGGTGGACTGTCAAACACCCTCTTGTTCTTTGTAAACAATGTCTTACTCTTACGATATGGATGATCGTGTGGTAGAAATCTCCTGTGACAGTCAAACCAACACGTTTTCCGACCATTTTTTAGTTGGAAAGCATCTGTGTTGTCTTGGCAATAAGGACATGATAGCCTCCCATGCGTGGTCCATCCAGATAACATACCATATGCTGGAAAATCACTTATTGTCCACATAAGTACTGCTCGCATCTGAAAATTCTCTTTCCGCGAAACATCGTATGTATGAACACCGTGCTCCCATAATAATTGCAGCTCATATATCAATGGCTGAAGAAACACATCCAGTGATCTCTTAGGATGATCTGGCCCGGGAACGAGAATTGAGAGGAACAAAAACTCCCGTCGCATACACAAATGTGGTGGTAAGTTGTAAGGTGTCAAGATTACCGGCCACAATGAATATTGTCTTCCATGCTTTCCAAATGGACTGAAACCATCTGTGCATAATGCAAGATACACATTTCTTACCTCAGATGCAAATTCTGGATATGTTGATTGAAAATGCTTCCACGCCTCTGCATCGGAAGGATGTGTTATCTCACCATTTGTTAAGTGCTCAGCATGCCATCTCATTGGTTCTGCTGTTCGTTCAGACTGATATAACCTCTTTAATCTTTCAGTCAACGGCAAATACCACATTCGTTTGTATGGCACCGGAACTCTTCCAGTCGTATCCTGATAACGAGGTTTCCGACAGAATTTACATCTCTCCCTGTTCTCATCTGCTCTCCAGTAAATCATGCAGTTATCGATGCATACATCTATCACCTGATATGGTAAGCCAAGACCAGCGACCAATTTTTGTACCTCATAATATGAGCCAGGTGCAAGATTATCTTCAGGAAGAACATCTTTAACAAAATCTGCAATCGCATCCACACATTCTTCAGCCAAATTATAGTCAGTCTTTAGCGCCATCAATCGACTTGCGGATGATAAAGGTGAATGCCCATCTTTACATCCTTGATACAATGGCTGC
The DNA window shown above is from Brassica oleracea var. oleracea cultivar TO1000 chromosome C3, BOL, whole genome shotgun sequence and carries:
- the LOC106334731 gene encoding transcription factor GTE7 isoform X1 is translated as MAPAVLSTLNEPSFHGQCGAVFMRKFTKQSVAEISSSPLPPLFSPNPNPNFDSSKRFDNSSNYGGYDTFNLAGYNSSQLRELKKRFTSELEQIRILRERIESGTFESQRVEVSAVRVESKKRCNPFASEETPPKRVRVLASMLNTCGQMLVKLMKHKWAWVFNTPVDVVGLGLHDYHLIVKKPMDLGTVKLNLEKGFYISPLDFATDVRLTFRNAMAYNPKGQDVYFMAEKLLDQFDVVFNPAFKKFEAQLVKLTGSTSRFEPEVTQKQWSQSPVEANVRRGTEQISIAKKLDSVKPLQPTLSPPQVVEPPPPERTPPPLPPPPAVQPQPPLPQPVSEVEAPPDVSEVTKGRNGKLPKPKAKDPNKRLMTMEEKSKLGMNLQDLPPEKLGQLVQILRKRNGHLAQDGDEIELDIEAVDNETLWELDRFVTNYKKMASKIKRQGFIHNVSTLPAARHMASDAEMGSAEKRTRKGDAGEEDVDIGEDIPIEDYPSVEIERDGTAVAAAASSGSSSSGSSSSSSGSSSSDSGSGGSSSGSDSDADSVQSPFVEAKEAQG
- the LOC106334731 gene encoding transcription factor GTE7 isoform X2, with the protein product MAPAVLSTLNEPSFHGQCGAVFMRKFTKQSVAEISSSPLPPLFSPNPNPNFDSSKRFDNSSNYGGYDTFNLAGYNSSQLRELKKRFTSELEQIRILRERIESGTFESQRVEVSAVRVESKKRCNPFASEETPPKRVRVLASMLNTCGQMLVKLMKHKWAWVFNTPVDVVGLGLHDYHLIVKKPMDLGTVKLNLEKGFYISPLDFATDVRLTFRNAMAYNPKGQDVYFMAEKLLDQFDVVFNPAFKKFEAQLVKVTQKQWSQSPVEANVRRGTEQISIAKKLDSVKPLQPTLSPPQVVEPPPPERTPPPLPPPPAVQPQPPLPQPVSEVEAPPDVSEVTKGRNGKLPKPKAKDPNKRLMTMEEKSKLGMNLQDLPPEKLGQLVQILRKRNGHLAQDGDEIELDIEAVDNETLWELDRFVTNYKKMASKIKRQGFIHNVSTLPAARHMASDAEMGSAEKRTRKGDAGEEDVDIGEDIPIEDYPSVEIERDGTAVAAAASSGSSSSGSSSSSSGSSSSDSGSGGSSSGSDSDADSVQSPFVEAKEAQG
- the LOC106334730 gene encoding probable cytosolic oligopeptidase A, giving the protein MKRITIIATTFVIANTLMATTTTSRASLNLLLRRSPPKLRNAKFFSSSSQFRPSTLPKSYSCPIWSSSFSFCLPPRSTSTSLPFRHFSSSPPSMSSAIAAAVSSAVSDESLLSSNPLLQDFDFPPFDSVDAEHVRPGIRALLQHLEGELEQLEKSVEPSWPKLVEPLEKLVDRLSVVWGVINHLKAVKDTPELRAAIEDVQPEKVKFQLRLGQSKPIYNAFKAIRESPEWSSLSEARQRLVEAQIKEAVLTGIALDDEKREEFNKIEQELEKLSHKFSENVLDATKKFEKLITDKKEMDGLPPSALGLFAQAAVSKGHENATAENGPWVITLDAPSYLPVMQHAKNRALREELYRAYLSRASSGDLDNTAIIDQILKFRLEKAQLLGYNNYAEVSMTMKMATVEKAAELLEKLRSASWGPAVQDMKDLKSFAKSQGAEESGSLTHWDTTFWSERLRESKYDINEEELRPYFSLPKVMDGLFSLAKTLFGVDIEPADGVAPVWNSDVRFYRVKDSSGSPIAYFYFDPYSRPSEKRGGAWMGEVFSRSQVMAQKGTSVRLPVAHMVCNQTPPVGDKPSLMTFREVETVFHEFGHALQHMLTKQDEGLVAGIRNVEWDAVELPSQFMENWCYHRDTLMSIAKHYQTGETLPEEIYKKLLAARTFRAGSFSLRQLKFASLDLELHTNYIPGGPESIYDVDQRVSVKTQVIPPLPEDRFLCGFSHIFAGGYAAGYYSYKWAEVLSADAFSAFEDAGLDDIKAVKETGQRFRNTVLALGGGKAPLKVFVEFRGREPSPEPLLRHNGLLAASASA
- the LOC106330477 gene encoding uncharacterized protein LOC106330477, with protein sequence MEVWSHLYLKGFTRGYKIWYLHGERFEYGSSSEPQTADRLDEPTTDVDFGIGTVQMVYDAYGENLPSGEEEGDRQEQPNVENFPCEEEGEREQPNLEARRFFEMLDAAKQPLYQGCKDGHSPLSSASRLMALKTDYNLAEECVDAIADFVKDVLPEDNLAPGSYYEVQKLVAGLGLPYQVIDVCIDNCMIYWRADENRERCKFCRKPRYQDTTGRVPVPYKRMWYLPLTERLKRLYQSERTAEPMRWHAEHLTNGEITHPSDAEAWKHFQSTYPEFASERVFDSPPEEVSGKKLKEQLRDFGADRTPDVGGNGHEPIYGVGENHNWHKKSIFWDLPYWETHLLRHCLDVMHIEKNFFDNLMNTILDVQGKTKDNLKSRLDLVDICARPELHVDEHAPPSFCVFRTIATKCPRSNRRDKCFLP